One Dermacentor silvarum isolate Dsil-2018 chromosome 10, BIME_Dsil_1.4, whole genome shotgun sequence genomic window carries:
- the LOC119431633 gene encoding major centromere autoantigen B: MSRKRRSLTLDEKLKILKFVDENPTAKRKVLARQLDIPISTLVTLVGRRESIEANVQRFDPSCRTTRSGRHKKLDDFMFSWMSDSEARPSLEEMREMAEAVASSMGIDGFTASTGWLSRFRKRHGFARCKKRPPAQRRDPSSTERRTGEPDDLVAFLQVREQYHPRNVYVVGWSQLYYALLPSDLAQPDAGDELLGLDTFHATVPRREPRVGVILGVNEDCTDRLAPWVVGRRWNPRNLRGICNPPCNYFASAEDVSRCPIDALEQYLVSVDSRMRAEKRVVAVFLAQDLAEAAAAKCDFTNIRLYSLARGVLATNDQNPLHVGILRCFKDLYRTFLLKRLTILADQPEEARPTLLVAMSLVATSWDSLEQDVVRAAFKACGFRGCILSHLAAGEPVKDEAMADATDADSGPSDNYVQADEELVFDELVVKSEPCEATDVQADEKPLYVEVQVKIEPAEAVDETSASDEPLVGDEGQTQRVVTERDALKALDTIRLFLCHNECDEQTLKAYRALESRFYNTLFK; the protein is encoded by the coding sequence ATGTCGCGCAAGCGACGCTCCCTGACCCTCGACGAAAAGCTCAAGATACTAAAGTTCGTCGATGAGAACCCGACAGCCAAGCGCAAGGTACTCGCCCGGCAACTCGACATCCCCATATCGACACTGGTCACCCTCGTCGGAAGGCGGGAGAGCATCGAGGCCAATGTCCAGCGCTTCGATCCTTCGTGCCGCACGACAAGGTCGGGCCGACACAAGAAGCTCGACGACTTCATGTTTTCCTGGATGAGTGACTCAGAAGCGAGACCCAGCCTCGAAGAAATGCGAGAGATGGCCGAAGCGGTGGCAAGCAGCATGGGCATCGACGGCTTCACGGCCAGTACTGGCTGGCTGAGTCGCTTCAGAAAGCGCCACGGCTTTGCGCGTTGCAAAAAGCGACCGCCCGCCCAGCGTCGTGACCCTTCCTCTACCGAAAGGCGCACGGGTGAACCAGACGACCTCGTCGCGTTTCTCCAGGTCAGAGAGCAGTACCACCCGCGCAACGTCTATGTCGTCGGCTGGTCGCAACTCTACTATGCACTCCTGCCTTCAGACCTTGCGCAGCCGGATGCGGGCGACGAGCTGCTGGGTCTCGACACGTTCCACGCGACAGTTCCGCGCCGTGAGCCGCGAGTAGGCGTCATTCTGGGCGTGAACGAAGACTGCACTGACAGACTAGCACCGTGGGTCGTCGGTCGTCGCTGGAATCCCAGGAACCTGCGAGGCATTTGCAACCCGCCCTGCAATTACTTTGCCAGTGCGGAGGATGTGTCGCGATGCCCCATCGACGCGTTGGAGCAGTACCTAGTCAGCGTCGACAGCCGCATGCGGGCCGAGAAACGCGTCGTCGCCGTCTTCCTGGCCCAGGACCTGGCCGAAGCGGCCGCCGCCAAGTGCGACTTCACGAACATTCGCCTGTACTCCCTCGCCCGCGGAGTCTTGGCTACCAACGACCAGAATCCGCTGCACGTTGGAATACTGAGGTGTTTCAAGGACCTTTACCGAACGTTCCTGCTCAAGAGGCTGACCATACTGGCCGATCAGCCGGAGGAAGCGAGGCCCACGCTCCTTGTCGCCATGTCGCTTGTTGCAACTTCCTGGGACTCCCTCGAGCAAGATGTCGTTCGAGCCGCTTTCAAGGCTTGTGGGTTTCGAGGGTGCATTCTGTCGCACTTGGCCGCTGGGGAACCGGTAAAAGATGAGGCGATGGCCGATGCAACGGACGCTGACAGCGGGCCGTCGGATAACTATGTCCAAGCGGATGAGGAGCTTGTGTTTGATGAGCTAGTAGTCAAAAGCGAGCCGTGTGAAGCTACGGATGTCCAGGCAGATGAAAAGCCTTTGTATGTTGAGGTGCAAGTGAAAATCGAGCCTGCTGAAGCTGTGGACGAGACCTCTGCCTCAGATGAGCCACTGGTTGGCGATGAAGGCCAAACACAACGGGTTGTCACAGAGCGCGATGCTCTGAAAGCGCTCGACACTATCCGCCTTTTTCTCTGCCATAACGAGTGTGATGAACAGACACTGAAAGCATATCGTGCTCTAGAGAGCAGATTCTACAACACTCTTTTCAAGTGA